The region TCCGTCCGCATCGGCCACCAGGACCGAGTAGGTCGCTTCGTTTTCTGCGACTTTGGCTTCCGCTTCCGCGGCGGCAAGCTGCGCCTCAGCCGTATCCAACGCGGCCTTGGCCTGCTCGTAACGTTGTGGAGTAGCGGCCACCCCGCCTTTGACAAGAGCGGCATAGCGCCTCTCGTCCGCGCTTGCCTGAACAAGGACCGCGCGGGCCGCGGCAACCGCATTGCGCTTCGCCGTCAGCGCAAGACGTAAATCGGTTTCGTCGATGCGCATCAGAGCTTGCCCCGCCTTGACCTGCTGACCGACGTCGACCACTCGCTCAACGATCTTGCCCGGCACGCGAAAGCCAAGATTGCTCTGCACCCGGGCGGCGATTGTACCTGTGAAGGCGCGCTCAGCTCTTTCCGGTCTTTTGGCTTCCACCAATTTCACAAGTGGTGGCGCGAGGCGGGAGTCTGCGGCCTCCGCATCCCGTCCGGGCGTTTCGAAAACGAACGCAAACGCCGCGCCCCCGGCTGCTGCTAGGAGGCCAATGGATGTGAGAAGATATTTGCGGTTCATTGCAGTTAACCCTTGCTGACGGGCGTTGCCTTTATTAGATTGCGATATAAATCTAATCATGCTATAGATGTCAAGTGAAATCTAATCGGAGGTCGATTATGAGAGTTAGCCGCGCACAGGCGGAAGCAAATCGCGAAGCGGTCATCAACGCAGCGAGCCGGCTTTTTCGAGAGCACGGCTTTGATGGCATCGGGCTGAAGGATCTGATGAAGGGCGCCGGCCTGACCCAGGGTGGATTCTACAAGCAGTTCGAATCCAAGGACGATCTTGCGGCACAGGCGTCAAGGCGAGCGATGGAGCACGCGACCCGCAGATGGTCGGCTGTTGCTGCCGCAAGCCCTGATCCCCTTGAGGCCGTTATTGAGCTCTACCTTTCTCTGGGACATCGCGAAGAGAAGAGCGCCGGTTGTCCGTTGGTGGCGCTTGGCGCTGATGCGGCGCGTCAAAGCGAGGAGGTGAGAGCTCCATTCCAGGATGGCGTTCAAGCTCATCTTCAAATTCTCGACGAATTGATGCCGGAGGCCGAAAGCCCGAATACCTACGGCAAAGCCATGGCGATGCTGTCGCTCATGGTGGGTGCCGTGACGATCTCTCGTATCTTGAACGACGAAGAGATGTCGCAGCGGTTTCTCAACGCGGCTGCCGACGAAGCTCGGCGGATTGCGGCCTCCGCCGGGAAAGCATGAGATTCCCGCCATCCCCGTCGCGGCGTCGCAGCTGTAGGCGCTCCGACACAATCCTTGATTTCTCACGATCACCCACCGCAGTCTCGCGGACGGATCCAACAAAATGATAACTGGAGAACACATGCGCCGTATCGTTGTTACAGGCATGGGAGCAGTTAGCCCCCTCGGAGCCAATGTGGCGACGTCCTGGTCTCGACTCTTGTCTGGTCGTTCGGGCATCGGACGGCTTCCGGACGATGTGGTGGGGGACCTGCCGGCGAAGGTCGGTGGAACGGTTCCCTCCTTCGAAGAAGACCCCGAGGCGGGCTTCGATCCGAATACCGTCTTTGCTCCAAAGGATCAGCGCAAGGTCGATCGGTTCATTCTCTTCGCGCTGGCGGCGGCGGAAGAGGCGCTTGCTCAGGCGAGATGGAAGCCGGTCTCGGAAGCTGATCGGGCTCGCACCGCGACGATCATCGCTTCGGGCATCGGCGGGTTCCCCGCCATAACGGAAGCGGTGCGAACGGTTGATCAGCGTGGTGTCAGGCGTCTTTCACCGTTCACGGTGCCATCTTTCCTGGTGAACCTGGCAGCGGGTCAAATCTCCATCCGCTACGGCTTCAAGGGTCCACTCGGCGCGCCGGTGACGGCGTGTGCGGCCGGCATTCAGGCGATCGGCGATGCGGCTCGTCTTATCCGCGCGAATGAAGCCGACATCGCGGTGTGCGGCGGAACGGAAGCATGCATGAATATCGTCAGCCTCGGTGGTTTTGCCGCGGCACGCTCTCTTTCGACCGGCTTCAATGAAACACCTGATCGGGCCTCGCGCCCCTTCGACATGTTGCGCGATGGCTTCGTCATGGGCGAAGGCGCCGGCATCCTGGTTATCGAGGCCTTGAGCCATGCGCTCGCGCGTGGCGCGAAACCGCTCGCCGAGCTCGTCGGCTACGGCACGACGGCGGACGCTCACCACGTCACTTCCGGTCCCGAGGACGGCGACGGTGCGCGCCGGGCGATGGAGATCGCGATTGCCCAGGCCGGAATTTCACCGCGTGAGATTCGCCACCTCAATGCGCACGCGACCTCGACGCCAGTCGGCGACTTGGGAGAAATCGCGGCGATCAAGAGGGTCTTCGGCGCAGAGTTCAGCGTGGCTGTCAGCGGAACGAAGTCGGCGACCGGACACCTGCTCGGAGCTGCCGGCGGGCTTGAAGCCATCTTCACAATCCTGGCGCTCAGGGATCAGGTGGCACCGCCAACTCTCAATTTGAGCGCGCCTGATCCGGCCGGCGACGGAATAGACTTCGTTGCAAACCAGGCCCGGCCAGTGGAGATGGACTACGCGATCTCCAATGGCTTCGGCTTCGGAGGAGTCAACGCGAGCGCGGTGTTCCGGCGCTCAACGGACAAGCCGATCGGCGCCGGAGAGTCCCGTGACTGAAGGCATGCCCGGGCAGACGGGGCATCTCGACGTATCGCCATTCCAGTCGCGGGTGACCCGAAGGCGAAGGCCACTGTCATGGAACTCGTAGAGGCCAGCGGTTTTAACGCGCTGGACTCTGGAAGTCTCAGCGACTCCTGGCGTCAGCAGCCTGGTACCCCCGCCTATTGCACGGAACTGAAGACGAGCGAGCTGAAATCGGCGCTGCAATCGGCCGACCGGTCTCGCGCGCCCGGTAATCGCGACGCCCTCCTCAGGGAATTCATGGCAGCCGGCGGCAACCTGACCCACGACGAAATCGTCGCCCGCAACCGGGCGGTGACTGTGTGATCGGCGAAGCCTAAAATTGCTGCAAGGATAGACGAACGTCCACATCGCTTCCCGATCGCGGCAATAGACTAGCGAACTCCCGACGAGACCAAAGCGAATGATGTGGACAAACGTCCGAAGCAATCGCGAGGCGCAAAGACCGAAAAGGAGGAGACCATAACGCCAGCGGCATCGCCCGAAGGCATACAGTCCAAGCTCGCCGGCGGTCGCCTTCACCTGGGAAAGAAACACCCGGTAGCTCATTTTGGTAGGAGGCGCCGCGGTACAGCGCCCGCCTCCACTCGGCTCAATCTGCAACTATGTTAGAGAGATCGTTACTCCATACGGCAAGCGCCGCTACGGAGTTGATACGGCCGGTTGCACTCCCAGGCGTTACCGGAAGAATCGAGATGCGCGTTCTCAGGCAGCTTGATTTGCGAACATGTCGCTCCCTTCGTTTCAAAGCCTCGGTCACATTTCCATTTCTGACCGTAGGATGTCTCCACGAAGAATGCGTTGTTAGGAATCTCTACGGCAACACAGGCCTGGTCCTGCTGTTCAAAACCGCGCTCGCATTTCCATTCGTTCCCGCTGGTCGTCAGATAAGCATGGTCGGGAACGATCACTGCGACGCACTTGCGTTCGACAATCTGATAACCTCGTTCACATTCCCACCCCTCATCATACGTCGACTCCGTCAGAAATGCGTTGTCCGGCACCTTGATAAGCTCGCATCCCCGGTCGTTTTGGCGATATCCGCGCATGCAGTGCCAACGATCGCCATAGAATGGATCAAGATACGCATTGGCAGGCACCTGAACGGTAAGGCACTCGTTGCCCCTTTCAACGAATCCGTAGTGGCATTCCCAGCCCTTACCATAAGACTCGTTCGTCAGGAACGCGTGGTCGGGAGACTTTACCGCGAGGCAAGAATCGCCCTCCTTTTGGAATCCACGATTGCACTCCCAGCCTGATCCGAAGCGGTTCGCTTCGGCATTAGCAGGCACCGGCGGTGTCGCTTGGCCAAATGCATTCGGGCTGAATAACAGTATCGCACATAGAAGCATCGGCAGAGCCAATGCAGGGCGGTATGTTTGGGCCATGTCTTTATCTCCGGTTGAGCCTTTGCGCCGCTATCTCGAGGTATAATCATGTGTTTGGAGATACTCGGTCGATGAATGGGAAACGCGATGGCTCGTTGCTCTAGCGAGGGCGGGAGCGTCTTTTCGCAGCTCGTGCGGAAGCAATACCGTCAAGCCACATACTCGCAGCCGTGCGCGGTAGATCCTGGAGCGTTACGGGTCGGATAGCCTGCCTTGGACACTTTTCCAAATCCCATCCGTTTTCGGGGTGGGCATTGACAAGCATCTTTTGGAAATACAGCAGGATGGCAGGATGCGAGGAGCGGGAAGACATGGCGCCCTCCTTTTTGTCGGGGGGCTAGGGCTCGCGATAGGTCCCTCAGGCGGCAGCGCCCTTACCAGTTGCGGCCGACGTGGCACCATGAACCTCATTTCCCTGTTTAGCAAGGACACCCTGGATTTCTGCCCGACCCAGAGGACCGCGAATTGTACACCTCAAGAGCCACGTTTTTCAGCCTCTACGGCCAGCCGATCCCCCAGCTCAGTCGGCTGCTTGCGCACACTTGATTGTGAGCGTTTCCAGCCTCCTATTGGCTACACTCCAGCACATCGAAAGGGAACTGCCGATAAGTCTCACGGTCCGTTGCCTGCGTGTGCTCAGGCTCGATGATGTTCGGCGAGCCACCTTCGGATCTCCATGCGCTGATGGCGAGCGCTTGCTCTTCGTGTTTACTTTTCATCTGTAGTCCTCCTCTGGGCCTGTCGCCCCTCTGGGCCCGTCGCCTGTGCCACGACTGGTGATGCTCTTTAGTGGTGGGGCGGCATGCGCCATTCCATTGGCTCCAGATTGTCTTCGGTGGATGCGATATTGAGGCGAGTTATCCCTCAACCGGAGCTTTGCGGTGATGCGATAGGTTTCGGCTCAGTGAGACATTTCGTCGATCTCTGAGGCGAACGGGTACGCGATGATGGCGCATGTAATTGCCTTCACGACGTGGGCGAGGGTGAGATTTTGTGTTGGTGGCGATCAGCTGCGATTAGGCGGTGAAGCTCCTCACCTCAGGATTTATCGCTACCAGACGCATTCGATATTTGTTTTCGGCCGTGGCCGGAAGCTTAATGAAGATTGTCACGCGGCGATAGGCGGGCCATGAGAGGCCTTCTACTGCCTCTGACGCAGCAATATTCAACATGGTTGCAGAACTATATTAAACATATATGTGATTAATGAGACGATACTAAGATTTGCTAATTTAATATCTGGTCTCCGCACAAAAAAGTCTCCTGATAAAATGTTTATTTCTACATGCGTTATGATGCGCCGCCGAAAAATGTAATTTTCTACAAAAAAATATCCATGACTAGTTGTTGTAATAATTTCTTGGAAAAACATAACAATTGGATGTTTACATTAATTCCTTTAAAGCGCACTGTAATAAATCTGGATTGCTATTGGCTCATGGTCCGAGCGCGGGCCTGCAACGATCCCGATAATCACCTGATTAAAGGGAATTAAATCATGACACTCGATCAAATTCTTGAACGGACAAAACCCTACGCGATTGGTTTAGTCGTTGGGCTTATCGCCGCGCCGATCATCGGTTTCAATGCTGGATGGATTACCACCACGACTGCTAGCACTGAGGCGGTAGAGACGGCCAGAGTGGATGCGCTTGCGGGGATGTGTTCAACCGCGGCAGGCCGAATGGCTACTGCCAGGAGCGCCGACCTCGCAACATTTAAGGGCTACGACAACCGTGCGAAGCGTGACGAACTCGTAGCGGCCATTATGGCCGATATCCAAGTTCCAGCGGACGTCCTCGGCAAGGTCAGCACGAGCTGCAGCCGCTCACTGTCCTGAGGCGTAGCCGACGTCGTGCATTGGGCATCTCAACCAGACGAAAATTAGGAGGTCGCTATGAAAAGCTTCATTCCCGCCAGCTTCTATACCTACGATTTCTCGCGCCTGTTCGTATCGCTTGCGTTTACTCTGGCGATTGCTGTGATTGTCTATTCGTTCCTGTTCGGGAGCATCCTGTAGTCGTCTGATCATGCGTACATCAGCCCTATTAACCCGGAAAGTATCCTGGACGGACATGCGCGATGCAGCGCCTTGAGCGGAAACCGATAAGTTATCCCGACATTTGCTCTTCTGGGCGAGCTGAATGGGCTCGCCCAGGGAAGAGTAGGTCTTAAGACCGCGGGCATCTCCTATAAGGCAAGAAACCACGACGACCACGCTGTGTTGGCGAGGCCCAGCGCGAAGAGCGTGCGGAGCACCAGAACAATCCCCGCCGCAGCCTCGATGCGGAGGAACCAGACGAACGGCTTAGCAAGCCGATCTGCCGGTTCTCTCTGGGAAGCGTGAGCGGCTGGTGTTCATTCGGCAAACCGTTCCTGCACTGCGATCACTGCGATCGCGACGGGCAAGTGTTCCCTTTGGCTATCGCAAGGTCGGCACCTCATAAGTCCACACTCGGAACGACTTCAGGACGTGCGGGCCGAACGAGTTGATGAGCGGGACATCGGCCGCGTCACGGCCGCGCGCAACCACGATCCGGCCGACTCGCGGCGTATTGTTGCGCGGATCGAACGTGTGCCATCCACCGTCCAGGAAGACCTCGATCCAGGCACTGAAATCCATCGGATCGACGACCGGGACGCCTATGTCGCCGAGATGACCGTTGATATAGCGTGAGGGAATGTTGAGGCAGCGGCAGAGCGTGACGGCAAGATGCGCGAAGTCGCGGCAGACACCGACGCGCTCATGAAAGACCTCGTAGGCCGTCCGTGTCGACCGGGCGTGCATGTAGTCGAAGCGAATATGGTCATGGACGAAATCGCAGATCGCTTGCACGCGACCCCAACCGGGTTCGATCGCGCCGAACATGTCCCAAGCGCTCTGGCTGAGACGGTCGGTTTCGCAATAGCGGCTGCCCATGAGATAGGCGAGGCAATCGTCCGGCAACTCCGGCACCGTGAGTTCCCGGGCGGCTGGCAGCACTTTGTCCGGCTTGCCGTCGTCCTCTATCGTGGCATCGCCCCATATCGTCAGGTCGCCCGCCGGTGCGACAAACCGCCGGCATCGGTTGCCGAAGAGATCACGATAGGTCGACGTCGGCACGTCTGGCGCGGTGAATGTCGTTTCAGGGACCCGAATATCCGCCGCGCGATGCTCGTGGACCGACAGCAGGCATACCAACGCGGTCGGTTGCTGGCAGTTCAGCGTGATCTCATAACCGTAGCGGATCAGCATCTGGATCGGTCCTGCCGGAAATCGGCGGCGGTCAGCGTATAGAAATCGCGGCGGCCATTGGAATAAGCTTTGCGTGCGATATCGTAGATGGACAGGCGCAACGCGTCGAAAGCAGAAAGGAACTTCGATTCGGAGATTTCCGATCTGTCCAATTCGGCATTCGATATCGCGAGCGCGTCGGCCTCGACGAAGAACCTCACCTC is a window of Sinorhizobium numidicum DNA encoding:
- a CDS encoding TetR/AcrR family transcriptional regulator, which gives rise to MRVSRAQAEANREAVINAASRLFREHGFDGIGLKDLMKGAGLTQGGFYKQFESKDDLAAQASRRAMEHATRRWSAVAAASPDPLEAVIELYLSLGHREEKSAGCPLVALGADAARQSEEVRAPFQDGVQAHLQILDELMPEAESPNTYGKAMAMLSLMVGAVTISRILNDEEMSQRFLNAAADEARRIAASAGKA
- a CDS encoding efflux RND transporter periplasmic adaptor subunit; the encoded protein is MNRKYLLTSIGLLAAAGGAAFAFVFETPGRDAEAADSRLAPPLVKLVEAKRPERAERAFTGTIAARVQSNLGFRVPGKIVERVVDVGQQVKAGQALMRIDETDLRLALTAKRNAVAAARAVLVQASADERRYAALVKGGVAATPQRYEQAKAALDTAEAQLAAAEAEAKVAENEATYSVLVADADGTVIATLGEPGQVVAAGQTVVQLAHAGPREALVALPETVRPAIGSEAEASVYGSDGRRGKTRLRQISDAADPQTRTYEARYVLDGDAASAPLGSTVTIRIPNGERQSEVAVPVGAVLNDGSRTGVWVVDQASSSVRFVPIQIKRLGEETASITGIEVGDQVVALGAHLLRDGAPVRTGLQAEAANQ
- a CDS encoding DUF1488 domain-containing protein, encoding MTLSFPNPSRSFDEKRNAIRFIGHDGMFEVRFFVEADALAISNAELDRSEISESKFLSAFDALRLSIYDIARKAYSNGRRDFYTLTAADFRQDRSRC
- the fabF gene encoding beta-ketoacyl-ACP synthase II; the protein is MRRIVVTGMGAVSPLGANVATSWSRLLSGRSGIGRLPDDVVGDLPAKVGGTVPSFEEDPEAGFDPNTVFAPKDQRKVDRFILFALAAAEEALAQARWKPVSEADRARTATIIASGIGGFPAITEAVRTVDQRGVRRLSPFTVPSFLVNLAAGQISIRYGFKGPLGAPVTACAAGIQAIGDAARLIRANEADIAVCGGTEACMNIVSLGGFAAARSLSTGFNETPDRASRPFDMLRDGFVMGEGAGILVIEALSHALARGAKPLAELVGYGTTADAHHVTSGPEDGDGARRAMEIAIAQAGISPREIRHLNAHATSTPVGDLGEIAAIKRVFGAEFSVAVSGTKSATGHLLGAAGGLEAIFTILALRDQVAPPTLNLSAPDPAGDGIDFVANQARPVEMDYAISNGFGFGGVNASAVFRRSTDKPIGAGESRD
- a CDS encoding transglutaminase-like domain-containing protein, which gives rise to MLIRYGYEITLNCQQPTALVCLLSVHEHRAADIRVPETTFTAPDVPTSTYRDLFGNRCRRFVAPAGDLTIWGDATIEDDGKPDKVLPAARELTVPELPDDCLAYLMGSRYCETDRLSQSAWDMFGAIEPGWGRVQAICDFVHDHIRFDYMHARSTRTAYEVFHERVGVCRDFAHLAVTLCRCLNIPSRYINGHLGDIGVPVVDPMDFSAWIEVFLDGGWHTFDPRNNTPRVGRIVVARGRDAADVPLINSFGPHVLKSFRVWTYEVPTLR